From Impatiens glandulifera chromosome 7, dImpGla2.1, whole genome shotgun sequence:
GAGATTTCAGTGAAATTTTCAATTAGTtgcataaaacatttttttcatacCCTTATCCGAACAAGGTCTAAAAAAGAAACGCCGTTGCGGGGATaacatataataacaaaaacaattatttacaactaaagaaacaaaaatgtaagcacttagcgaaacggtaatcacttagcgaaacggtaatcacttagcgaaacgataagcacttagcgaaacgataagcacttagcgaaacgataaacacttagcgaaacgataagtacttaacgaatcttccctgaaacggaaccaaTATTAACCAAATAAGAACAGGTTAAATCGAagagtttgaaatgaagataagatAATGGAAACATTAACATAAATCGAATTAGGTTAAAGTTTGAAATAAAgatcttcttctccttttttCTTCGACCTTCAAATCTTTAGAATCCTtcacctgcatgcaaaataagttaagggttagagtttgaaatgaagatcgtgtaaataaagacataaatcgatttaggttagagTTTGAAATCAAGATCATGTAAACTCCGCCGCCTCCGTCGCCGTAGCCGCCGCCTCCGTCGCCGCCGTCaaagaaagaacaagagaagagagggaagagagagaaagaaaatgaaggaaatagaataattagaatatttatactaaacttaatccacttagcgaaacgctaagtcccttagcgtttcgctacaagggcaatttcgtcaaaaaaaaataaaatgaccacgaatgcaattaaatttataatttaccaccaactcaaataacccaatctttaaggttatttcgtcaaatttcccgagAATTGCAGATACGTGTCACAATTGTGGAGCACTCCTCCTTAGCGAACAAGAAAAGGAAAGAGACACGAAGCATCAATCTTTATTATGCTCATAAGCACGACCTATTAatcttctttatatatataattcatatccGATGAAAGCATTCAGATGTTAATGATACGCAACAATAATCAATCTTTCTTCTTCCTAAATTTCTTGCTCCTAGTAATCTTCACCACCAGTTGCAGCACTATGTCGACTCTTCTCGGTGGTCTACGTGATTCTCTTACATCAGAACAGAACAGCGCCGAGATCGACGAACTTGCCCGCTTTGCCGTCGACGACCACAACAAGAAGCAGGTCTCCCCCTTTTCTTTACTAGATCCAATCCCCTGTTTCTCATTTTTTACTAGGGCTCCTCCTAAGTTTGCAATTATTTCTACTTCTTCAGAATTCGTTGATTCAGTTTGTAAAGGTAGTGAAAGCACAAGAACAGGTTGTTGCTGGGACTTTGCATCATCTTACTATTGAAGCCGTAGATGGAGGCAATAAGAAACTATATGATACAAAGATATGGGTAAAGCCATGGATGAACTTCAAGGAAGTGCAAGAGTTCAAACATGCCGACTCTGGTGCTCCTTCATTGACTTCATCAGATCTTGGTGTTAAAAAAGGTATCCAGCCACCCACCCACCCACCCAGTTAAACTGTTGTTGAATTCATTCATGTATAATCATTAAAATGGTTTCTTTGCAGATGGGCATGCTCCAGGATTTCAAGTGGTGCCATCCCATGACCCAATGGTGCAGGATGCTGCAAATCATGCTGTTAAGTCAATTCAACAGAGGTCCAATTCACTATTCCCTTATGAACTCTCAGAGATCCTCCATGCCAAAGCTGAGGTTTTGGAGGAAAGTGCAGTGTTTGACATACTACTTAAATTGAAAAGGGGTGATAAGGAAGAGAAAATGAAGGTGAAGGTACACAAGAACAATGAAGGTGCCTTTGTTTTGAATCATATGGAACCTGACCACTCCACTTGAACCTCAACTCAGCAAATAAAactgttttttgtttttgggaATGTTGTTGGTGTGTGACTTTTTCTGTATAACTAAAACAGCTTTCatctgaatatatatatttatgttttgacTTAATTCATTGTTGTTTACAATTACAGATAAAACATAGgcttatattttaattacacAACCATATCATCATAAAAGAATCCAGCTCTACTATTACTGCTACTAGGAGTTTGTGCTCTCCCCTTTGTCTTGTTCCTTGGACCACTTTTTGACATGTCTGATTTGGTTGTTCTTGCCTTTGTTTTGGCTGGGCATACAAACTCAGTACTAGTATTATTAATCTGGTTCTCGTCGTCATCGAGTAACATCATCAAACTCTCGTTGCTGATGTTGTTTATCATCGTCTTATTATTATCATCAGCAGCAGCGATAATATCATCATCTGATTCTTCTCCTGGGTAGTTTAGGATGCTATCAACTGTGTCTGAATGTGCTGGAGAGAAGAAGTCTTGTATAAAATTTGCATTACCACCTTCAACAATATAATTCAGAGCACTCACCAcctgttgttttatatataatcagCAACACACAGACTAGACTAGAAGATTGAATGAGTGAATATAACTTCTTACAGTTGGCATTGTCCATCTCTTTCGAGGTTCGATTTCTAGACATTTCTCTGCTACCCAAACCATCCAAAAGAGCTGGTGAACATCGTGGGAATCTAGGATCCTCTTGTCGATTAGAGTTGGGTACTCCCTCGATTTCAGAAGAGGTCGTGCCTAAACATCAAATTCAATTCATTATTAACCAGATAATTTGGGAAtgatagatgatgatgatgatttaaaCACACACATACCCAATCGAGAAGACTTTCCCCTCCTCCATGAATATTAGAAGTGAAGCCTGTAATAAGTTGTAAGAGAACTACACCATAGGAATATACATCACTCTTTGTGGAGGCATGACCGTTTACTGCATATTCTGGTGCCAAATATCCGAAAGTACCAAGAACACCACCACCACCTTTATTATGATCTGAATCCCCTAGCTGCTCATGTGTCTTTGCCAGCCCAAAGTCTCCTAGCTATttataacaacaacaacaacaagctTGCTTATAAGCTTTAAGTACGGTTTTactaataatacttaattaccAGAGATTGATGGTCATGAGTTATCAGGATATTGCTTGGCCTGACATCTCTGTGAATTATGCCTTTGCTGTGAAGATACTCCAAACCTTTAGCTGCTCCAAAGGCTATCTTGATTCTCTCATCCCAACATACAACACCCTTCATTACTTCATCATTTGAGAGGTGACGATCAAGGGAGCCATTGCAGATATACTCATAAACAAGGAGTCTATGATTTCCTTCAGAACAAGACCCCAATAACATCACAACATTCTTATGCCGGGCGTTGCTAAGTGCTTTTACCTCCCTTTTGAACTCCTTCTCACCCTGGAAGCTGTCCTCACTCAACTTCTTCACAGCTACCTTTGTCCCGTCCTTCAGTCTTCCCTTGTACACGCTTCCGAATCCACCTTCTGACAGGTATTTCTTTTGCGAAAATCCTGATGTCGCTGCATACAGTTGGCTATAACTAAAATCGATTCTCCTCCGATGCATCATCTTATTAGGCCGCTTGTTATTGCAGACCGAGCAATTAGTTGATGAATACTCATGATCTGATGATtcacaaataattatttgatcatCTGGACGACGTCCTCTGAGTTGTTGGACTGTATTGTGTCCAGTCACTTTTGATATTCCACATGAACAAGTAAGCTTTTCTAAGAAATACTTGCTGTCTTTCTTCAGTTTCCTGTTCAAGTATATACTGTTCATCAAAATTAATGTAACAAAGATGAATTGCCtgattgattaaaattaatgtaacaaaGATGAATTGcctgattgattgattaattacCTGTCCAACAAAACCCAAGTTGGGTTTAATGAATTGGCAGCTTCCGCAGCAGCCACCTTTGGACAAGGACCAGCCACCATTTCCACATTCACCCTAACCATTTCATGACAACATCCTTGTTCCATTATTTGGATCaagatttgttgattcaattctTCCTTCTTTCTCGCTATTTCTTCTTCCACGTATTTCCAGCTAACCTCGAACATCGAATTGCGATCTGTTTTGCACTTAAATCCCACTGCATATCCATCCATGTATCCATCTATGTTAGTAAATCATGCATGGATATATACAAATACAAATTgcatgttataattaattaagaaaacattAACATACTTGGATTTGTAACCTGGTGGAGAACACCAACCAGTGTGAGCTCGTCTCCTTCCTTGAGGGAGAAGTCATCAATCATCCATCTTATTGCATCCCAGCTCACTTCACTTGATGCATCCTGTAACACCACCACCTTCTGCTTCTGGCAGTAGTTGTAgtacttttcttttatttctgaCATCAATCCCTCTCTAATTCTCTCAAGCTGATGGATATTGATGATAGGAACCAACACcaacgaagaagaagatttTCTGCAAATGAACTGCTATTTCCATCCAACAACAATATAATGCTATGTAGTTAGGTAGGTATGAATCTGAAGACCtatgatgtatatatatagagagagggAAAGATATTAGGGCAAACAGTTAAAAGAGAGCATAGTAATTACAGACAAGTTATTATATCATTTTCACCAAAAccaatattatatttcatttacagACATTCAATTAGTATTCAAGGGTATGCAATCTGTTCGATAAATCATATGTTATTGGAGTTGTTTCCCATGTAATGATTTCTatattttccttcttttttcaTAAATGAATTCagatacaaaattatttgaaactaaACTTAGTTACATATAGAtggataaatttatttatgtttcttaTCTGAATccaatataaaaaacataataagtATTTCTAGATGGgatcatatattaaatatactaGCTCTACTTAAATTAAAGACATTTCTAAAATATACCACCTATTCCTTTTCTATACATACCTTATTTGGAATCTTTGTTTTTTCTTTACAATATTGTTGAAACTTACCCGTCATTTAGGTCTGTGCAAGAGGTCGGTATTTGAAGTGCCACACCGAAGCGTGATGGGATGGTTTGGAGCCACAAATATTCACCATGTCTCATCGAATGTGGAAATCATTAATCTAATTTCACTCCGACATCTAATCTAACTTTAATGGTCTTTGTCTTCCTTGGATTCAATCATGATTATGTCGTTCCCATTGACAATTGATCATCCTTCCTATTACTAAAGAGTGATATATAACATCTAAAAGTGAGGAGATGATAATGACTGAATGTGATGACTGATGAGGGTATCCAAATCCATGTTTACCTCACTAAGTCTCTTTATAGAAAAGCACCACTCATATCATTGGAGCCTCCATGATAAAATATGATGAGGATTTGATCCTTACCCTCTGAAGGACAATATAGTTCGATGTTAACTTGTTCATCTTTTATCTCGAACAGCACTTTCATGACTTTGTTGCTCGCAATCTGACATTTGTTTGTTAATGTTATTTGTGTACCTGTATATAACAAATGCAATTATATCtcatgaaaattaaatttgctTAGTAACGACTATCTAACAATAgataattaagatttataatctCTGAACTAAACCTTTTGACATTAGATTGTATTACTTTTCCAAAGTTGATTGTGGATCAAATGAAAAGATTATTGTtgcttttttaaatattaggaCAAGTTTCATCCCCTATTTCGCTTCCGCGATGATAAATATAAACCACATTTATTCAAGCAAACAAAACATCATGGAATAGAGCAAGATGCACATACCTATGAATTAATAATGTCATCGAATATGACATAAACTCGATCTGTCAAAAAGAACATTTACGTAGCCATGCTGATCTCATCTTCGTCAACTTCATTAGGGAGCCTCTATGATATTGTTATTCCAGTCATTATAACAtccttttcattaaaaaaatgtggaGAAACTAAGACTTGTCATATGTGAACATGTTGAGActtaataagaatataaaattgaaaacaaacATGACATCTCTgttaatcttttttttcttgtaaCCCTAGCAACGAGGTGTGTTCCAGTTGCCCCATGCGATCAAATAGAGAATCATGTCCCCAACTCTTGTTCCATTGTATAACCTGATTGTGTGAAGGGAATCATATCTACCAACTATAAGACTAATCAAGTATTTGATTTACATGTATGACCATAAGCTTTTTATTGATTTACATTTATGACCACAAGCCTTTGTTGATAGTTAAGTGAGCGAGTCTCTTGGAGTCTCGCCAACCTCTTCAAAAGATAAAAACACCTCCTAATTATGCTTATCGAATAACGACCACCATCATATCTAGTTAAGGTTTATAATGACAATTACAATGagaaataatattgaaagacaGATTGATCTGGCACATGCAGACTCCCTTCCCATAATATGGAATTAAGTATGTGAATAAAGCGTTTTTGTCGATGATTAATATGATTCCATCGTTGAGCAGTGTCCGACCTTGTGATGGGGTTGGTAGCCTTGAATTGCAACACATGTGAAGACTATTAGTGGCAATCATGTTAGCTAGGTATCCTTCATGGAATACACAAAAGCTTGTAAAAGCAAGCATTAAATTCCGAACACATGAAAATCACAAGTAACTACGCTAATGTTGActgatataaattaaattgagaCATAACTTGTAAAAAGTTGAACAAATTTAAACTGTAAACAAAATACAATAAGTTCacaaaaaatatacaaatatagaTCCAACCAAAAAAAATGTCATAAGAACTAAAATTGATAGTATTCTAATCCTCTTGATGTTAAAGATTCAATTTTCATGATTTCTTACTAGTTTCATAATTCACATAACAATAAAGTTTATGTGTTTCtctttttaattgaatttgtgTTTCTTTATCTTCTCATTGTttctcaaaaaattattttcagcgCGCGAACTCTTTATAGGTTTCATTCTCGATAGTATCTTAACTTCTCTATTCATGCGATCAACTCACTACTTTTTTGTCCTCTATGGAAGACCATATTCATCCTCAATTGCATCATCTCTTGTTTTCTCAATATTTCTAGAAGGGTGCCTCCTGAGCCTCACCCGTCTCGAGGGGTGAGTTATGTATAGCTCTCTAACAGCCTTAATCAATAATTTAACATTCAGAGTGGTATCAACCGTTTTTGTAGGCCATTCCTTTTTTACATCCCAACCTCATCTCCATCACAATGAGGATTTTTCAAGTTTCTCCTATTACTCACTATTGTTTTAGGGAACTCATTTAGAGAGTAATTGTAGCAACAAGGGAGGGATACTAAACACCCACAAAAATGTCAAGGTCATTCTCATCATGATGAGTTATTCTCACACTTTCTTCTATTTATTGATTTCAAACCTGCTTTGATTTTAAATACCTAAACTTTGAAATAACATAAAAGAACTCCCACATTGGACAAAAGCGAATTCGGTGAAAGAACTAACTCCATGTTCATATCATCCCCTTGACAAGCTTTTTGTTTTAATGTTTCACGAGTTCTTCCATACTTTTGAGGAACTTTTGACCCTCCAACAACTTTACATGTATTTTATATGTAATTGATTGGATTCTTTCCCTCGATCTTCATCTCAAATAATTATCACAAAGTTTGTGATTTTGTGTTTAATGAAATGCCTTCAccttaaaactaaataattttctttttgtaaGGAATTCACTCGCAAAATTAGTTTTACCTATCAAATAAAAGCATGGTAAAGAAATATCTAGATGTATAGATCAtctattaagaaaaaaacaaaacacacTCTAAAACATATCAAATATAAACAACCATTGACCATAATTGGTTGAAAACAAggttgttttttaattttttggttAGAAAACAATCAATAATCTAGATGGTTATCATTTCAAACTATTCAATATACCAGCATATCACAAGTAATAGCTAGGGAAAGCAAGCCGATCATCTTATCAGGTCCATGATAGAGGCTTCCAGATTTCAAAACACTGTCTTTTGTGATTGAACTTTTTTTCCTTAGAAATGAACTCttgaaattcttaattaattttgaaaaagaaacaTTCAAATCTCAACtcatgagcttgtttgatgttgggttatttgaaaaaaactatgttattttaattgaaaaaattaatataataatattaataaacaaataaaagaaacCCTAAATGAATAGATTGAAGAGAGAGAAGTTGTATACCTTTgaatctagagagagaaaaggtATTTGCTTTGTTGGAGGGGAAAAGTGAGGATGAAATAGGCAGATCCGAGGCAGCAGTTGATCAGAAAAAGGTAGAGCCTAGAGAGGAGGAGGATCAACTTCAACTCTGCTTAGTGCTTACTCCTGCTCCTCCTAAACCTAGCTTAGCTAGCCATAGAGCTCCTGCATGCGCCCCAAAACAAAGGCAACagctttattattattataattatagacATATATAGTATAGCAGCAGTTCATCAGAAAGAAGATCAGAGGACGGAAATCAGCACTTATCTTCCTTTATCTGCAACCATTAATTAATACACAGCCGATTGCAGTGCTGCTTCTGCTTCTGCAGCCTCAGATTAATTTGCCCATCAAAGCACTCATAACAACGAACAAAcaggaaaagaaagaaagaagattaTAGAGAAAAAAAGTCTATCTACTAATTCTGATAGGAAGCCTCctcctttttcttctttaatcaaTTGCAATACACCTAGTACCCAGAAATTGGCAAATTCAAACTGAATCTACAtcatgattattaatttttcatgaGCCCCATGATATACATATTACTATTATGATGATGATCAACAGCTAGCTAGCTATAGCTAGCATATCTCCTTATTAATTACAATATCCCTCGATCGATGGATCTATCGTACGTACAGTACTACTTACCAGACAAAATTTAAAGTTGTTCTTACAAAGTTGGAGACATTCACATTAATTTCTTGCTCCTTCTTGTTCATCCATCATCATCAGGTAGTGGGCATTTCATGTTAACCCCAAATAACCTCAGCTGCTTCATTTCTCCGGCTTTATTGACCGgtgttgatgatgatggtgatgaGTCGAACAACTCATGTATTGATGGTGATACTTCATCTGCTTCttcatcaacatcattattaTCTATAGTTGTACTCATCAACATTTGTGGATGTTGCTGCTGCTGCGCTGCAGATCTCATGTCCATCCCTTGATCATAAGCTCCTCCGCTATAGCCACCGACAATTAGAGGTGGACGACCTGACATCGAGTAGTGGTCCGTAGACGTAATATTGAAAGGCTGATTGAAGTAGTAGAGATTTGGGGAAAAGAGTGGCCCTGGTGCAGTCCAATagcgttgttgttgttgttgttgttgattgAAGTAGAGATGATGATGCTGATGTTGATGATGGATCTGATAGCGCCAGTCGATGAAGAGACGGTCCTTGGCACGGTGGAAGGAGATAACATCACCGGAGTTGAGTTTCTTGTCCTTGACGAAGCGACTCCATCCTTTAGTTATGACATAGCTCTGACTGCTGCTCCAGTAAGAATAGCGAAAACGCCATATCTTTCCAGCTGTCCGATCCTCCTCGAAGTTGAGTAGAAGGCCTTTCTccgttgttgttgttgttgttgaattGTCGACGACTACGTTCCATGTCTCTGTGGTCTTCGTCAAAGTCCTCTCGAGTGGGAAGTATTTCTGAGCGTGCTGCTTGGGGATGACAAGGCGATTAAGCTTTCCGACGTCGCTAGGAGTGACTACCTTGTCGAACATGTGCTCCTTCTGAAGAATAgtagtggatgatgatgatggagaagaagaagaagaagaagagagagaagtgGTGGAGAAAGAGTTGAAATCCATTGGATCTGATATCTAACTATTTAGGGTTTGAAAGGTAAACTGAAATCAATTAGCTAGTTGGGATGATGATCatagaatgaatgaatgaatagaAAATGGTGATTGTGTGAGTGAATAAGTAGCTAGCTAACTAGCTAATCTTACTTTGTTTCTACTTTAGTTTAAATGGGGAACTTTTTTCTCTTTCTGCTCCTTCTTCTTCGGcggctagagagagaaaaaaagaaagtagTGAATATGTCCTGATTATGATCAGCAATGcttgtttcttatttattacTTCTTTCCCAGAAAACCAAGTGTCacgaaattatatattaattctttttaattcaTTACCTAATggttggttaaaatatttaacattttcaaccataaaacattttttttataacaaccCAATTCACTCTAATATGAAtgtactattttaattttaaaatagtacattttaattttactacAATAACAACAATTCATTTTTAACAAGGTTTTAAAGacttcaaataaatttttatctatatattttttaaatttaatcagtcaaatattattttagtttctCTAACCAATcacattattaaatttattacaaattccattttcttttaaaaaaattattttactaaaataagtTAGAGTAATGATAAAAAGAGCGTGACAATAATTCACCACCTTACAGGCACATGGAAAAAATAAGGCacgatagaaaaaaaaaattgatcatttaaaaaagttaaaggagataaaattataaagaaagtCATGTTGTTGACAGAATGTTCCTGAACATGATCATGTTCTTGACAGAATGTTCtcgaacatgaccatgttcttGACATAATGGTCCTGCACATAGCCATGTTCTTGACAAAATGCTCCCGAATATTGACATGTTCTTGACAGAATGCTCCCGAACATTGCCATGTTCTTGACAGAATGCTCCCGAACATTGCCATGTTCTTAACAAAATGCTCCCGAATATTACCATATTCTTGACAGAATGCTCCTTAACATTGCAATGTTCTTGATAGAATGCTCCCGAACATTACCATATTCTTGACAGAATGCTCCTTAACATTGCAATGTTCTTGACAGAATGCTCCTTAACATTGCAATGTTCTTGATAGAATGCTCCCGAACATTACCATATTCTTGACAGAATGCTCCTTAACATTGTAATATTCTTGATAGAATGCTCCCGAACATTACCATATTCTTGACAGAATGCTCCTTAACATTGCAATGTTCTTGATAGAATGCTCTCGTACATGCCATGTTCTTGACAGAATAATTCGGAACATTGTCATGTTCTTGACAGAATGCTCCCGAACATTGACATATTTTTGACAGAATGCTCCCGAACATTGACATATTTTTGACAGAATGCTCCTGAACATGCCATGTTCGGGACATAATGCTTCTCTCTATAACTTTTTACATGATCAACTTTTTTTAgagaagaatgtcaattttatttataaaattggaCGGATgtgtcaaatttgtttattaagttgtaaaatattgtttatgtatacaaacttgacaaaaaatgtcaaatttattaaacttaaccGATTTCTCTAATGACGTTAAAATGTAGTCCTGTTGTCAATAACATGTCATATCCgcgtattatttttatatatattatttttataatcaaatcttTCAATTCAAACGGACCTTGTCATTCAAAAATAACTCCATCTCTCTCAAGACATCTGCATCTAACATTGATAATACAACTCCGGCAACCAACACCAACAACCCATCTACGTACAGTAGATTTTGTTAGAGATTATAAATGCTTCGGGATTAATTTTCTCTTCCTCCTTCGTAGCCTTCTTCAACACTTTCTCCCGCTCctttttcaaaaacatattcAAGTCCGAGAACAATTACTCGTCGTCATCGTTTCCCCATTCCGACACAACTATAGTCGAAGTCATCCTTCCCTTTGCTTGCTCTTCTTCGAAGACAATCCTTCTTCGGGGAGCACTAGAAGCAACCTGTTTTCTTAGGTAGTGAAGGAGACAGAAAATACTCATACAGATTCGACGAATCTAAAggaaaattattttcttaggggCAAGGAACGATTTGAGTTTGCGGAAGCGAGTCTTGAGGTGAGTTGGGAGAACGGAGTCGGGATCGAAGCCGGCACAATTGACGGTAGCCACCTGTTCGAGGACGCAGTTGTCCATTTCTTGGCCGAGGATCTCTTCTACTGCTCTCTTCTCGTCACTATCTCAGAATGATGAAAAATCCGCCATTAGAGAGAACGAAACAAAGAGAGATTGATTAGGGTTTATGCATTTATTTATATCCTTTTTGCAATTTTCATCcccattcttgattcttgattcttgatgatATACAGAGACATTCTTTTAATGGTATTGGTTGTCGAGTTGTTGTCTGAATTGTATTAACTATTAACGGTGTTAGACGCATATGAGTTGAGAGAGCATAACAGgttgaagttatttttaattttattttttaatgataagatcagtttaaattgaaaattttgattataaaaataatacgtGGATATGACATATCAACTTAGCATGACTACATTCTAACGTAGTTAGAAAAATCtgttaattcaataaatttgatactttttgacaagtttatataCATATGTAGAATTTAcaacttaataaacaaatttgatatatccgtccaattttataaataaaattgacattcttc
This genomic window contains:
- the LOC124944898 gene encoding PTI1-like tyrosine-protein kinase 3 isoform X2, whose product is MSEIKEKYYNYCQKQKVVVLQDASSEVSWDAIRWMIDDFSLKEGDELTLVGVLHQVTNPMGFKCKTDRNSMFEVSWKYVEEEIARKKEELNQQILIQIMEQGCCHEMVRVNVEMVAGPCPKVAAAEAANSLNPTWVLLDRKLKKDSKYFLEKLTCSCGISKVTGHNTVQQLRGRRPDDQIIICESSDHEYSSTNCSVCNNKRPNKMMHRRRIDFSYSQLYAATSGFSQKKYLSEGGFGSVYKGRLKDGTKVAVKKLSEDSFQGEKEFKREVKALSNARHKNVVMLLGSCSEGNHRLLVYEYICNGSLDRHLSNDEVMKGVVCWDERIKIAFGAAKGLEYLHSKGIIHRDVRPSNILITHDHQSLLGDFGLAKTHEQLGDSDHNKGGGGVLGTFGYLAPEYAVNGHASTKSDVYSYGVVLLQLITGFTSNIHGGGESLLDWARPLLKSREYPTLIDKRILDSHDVHQLFWMVWVAEKCLEIEPRKRWTMPTVVSALNYIVEGGNANFIQDFFSPAHSDTVDSILNYPGEESDDDIIAAADDNNKTMINNISNESLMMLLDDDENQINNTSTEFVCPAKTKARTTKSDMSKSGPRNKTKGRAQTPSSSNSRAGFFYDDMVV
- the LOC124944898 gene encoding PTI1-like tyrosine-protein kinase 3 isoform X1; the protein is MSEIKEKYYNYCQKQKVVVLQDASSEVSWDAIRWMIDDFSLKEGDELTLVGVLHQVTNPNGYAVGFKCKTDRNSMFEVSWKYVEEEIARKKEELNQQILIQIMEQGCCHEMVRVNVEMVAGPCPKVAAAEAANSLNPTWVLLDRKLKKDSKYFLEKLTCSCGISKVTGHNTVQQLRGRRPDDQIIICESSDHEYSSTNCSVCNNKRPNKMMHRRRIDFSYSQLYAATSGFSQKKYLSEGGFGSVYKGRLKDGTKVAVKKLSEDSFQGEKEFKREVKALSNARHKNVVMLLGSCSEGNHRLLVYEYICNGSLDRHLSNDEVMKGVVCWDERIKIAFGAAKGLEYLHSKGIIHRDVRPSNILITHDHQSLLGDFGLAKTHEQLGDSDHNKGGGGVLGTFGYLAPEYAVNGHASTKSDVYSYGVVLLQLITGFTSNIHGGGESLLDWARPLLKSREYPTLIDKRILDSHDVHQLFWMVWVAEKCLEIEPRKRWTMPTVVSALNYIVEGGNANFIQDFFSPAHSDTVDSILNYPGEESDDDIIAAADDNNKTMINNISNESLMMLLDDDENQINNTSTEFVCPAKTKARTTKSDMSKSGPRNKTKGRAQTPSSSNSRAGFFYDDMVV
- the LOC124946152 gene encoding B3 domain-containing transcription factor NGA2-like; amino-acid sequence: MDFNSFSTTSLSSSSSSSPSSSSTTILQKEHMFDKVVTPSDVGKLNRLVIPKQHAQKYFPLERTLTKTTETWNVVVDNSTTTTTTEKGLLLNFEEDRTAGKIWRFRYSYWSSSQSYVITKGWSRFVKDKKLNSGDVISFHRAKDRLFIDWRYQIHHQHQHHHLYFNQQQQQQQRYWTAPGPLFSPNLYYFNQPFNITSTDHYSMSGRPPLIVGGYSGGAYDQGMDMRSAAQQQQHPQMLMSTTIDNNDVDEEADEVSPSIHELFDSSPSSSTPVNKAGEMKQLRLFGVNMKCPLPDDDG
- the LOC124944899 gene encoding cysteine proteinase inhibitor 12-like, whose translation is MLMIRNNNQSFFFLNFLLLVIFTTSCSTMSTLLGGLRDSLTSEQNSAEIDELARFAVDDHNKKQNSLIQFVKVVKAQEQVVAGTLHHLTIEAVDGGNKKLYDTKIWVKPWMNFKEVQEFKHADSGAPSLTSSDLGVKKDGHAPGFQVVPSHDPMVQDAANHAVKSIQQRSNSLFPYELSEILHAKAEVLEESAVFDILLKLKRGDKEEKMKVKVHKNNEGAFVLNHMEPDHST